The Lewinellaceae bacterium genome has a segment encoding these proteins:
- a CDS encoding glycosyltransferase family 4 protein has product MRKLLRNFMERFITKNRKKKKLPTKIAIVTNSSWYTHNFRLGLLRRLKEIGFEVHVIAPKDHFSSKLIAEGFTFTHLPLSIYSTNPLKELNLIRSLIRIYRENNFDFVFHYTAKPNIYGSFAAWVTNVPSIAITTGLGVIRDRRTRISKSVLFFLYRIASFLSKEVWFLNNDDLGLFLQKKVVSRSKAFLLPSEGVNIIEYQPDFDKDLSEKRSLKFLYAGRIVWSKGVKEFYEAALHFKNKGMKVEFSMLGFIVPEHPDAVSFNLVQQWHKDGVVEYLGETEDIRPYLKGTDCLVLPSYFGEGVPRVLLEGASMAVPIITTDFVGCREVVDDGVNGFLCEVRNQHDLIKKIEIFLSMSRIDRFKMGMEGRKKVLREFDEEIIIGHYLNVLSKYIDLKGIRKRSKDSKGKDTFMGSEITNTKHS; this is encoded by the coding sequence TTGAGAAAACTACTCCGAAATTTTATGGAGCGGTTCATAACTAAAAACCGAAAAAAGAAAAAGCTCCCGACCAAAATTGCCATCGTTACCAATTCCTCCTGGTATACCCACAATTTCAGGTTAGGATTGCTGAGGAGGTTGAAGGAAATTGGTTTTGAGGTTCATGTGATTGCTCCGAAAGATCATTTCAGTTCCAAGCTCATTGCTGAGGGGTTTACTTTTACCCATCTTCCGCTTTCCATTTATAGTACAAATCCGCTGAAAGAATTAAATCTTATCAGGTCTTTAATCCGTATTTACCGGGAGAATAACTTTGATTTTGTGTTTCATTATACGGCAAAACCAAACATTTACGGGTCTTTTGCGGCCTGGGTCACTAACGTTCCTTCCATTGCCATTACAACGGGCCTGGGAGTAATCCGGGATCGCAGGACCCGGATTTCAAAATCCGTTTTATTCTTTCTTTATCGGATCGCCTCGTTTTTGAGCAAGGAAGTTTGGTTTCTGAATAATGATGATTTGGGGCTGTTTTTGCAAAAGAAAGTGGTCTCACGTTCGAAAGCTTTCCTTTTGCCGAGTGAAGGCGTCAATATTATTGAATATCAACCGGATTTTGATAAAGATCTTTCTGAAAAAAGATCCCTCAAATTTTTATATGCGGGGCGGATTGTATGGAGCAAAGGGGTGAAAGAATTTTACGAGGCAGCCTTACATTTTAAGAATAAAGGGATGAAGGTGGAATTTTCCATGCTTGGCTTTATTGTTCCTGAACATCCTGATGCAGTTTCGTTTAACCTGGTTCAGCAATGGCATAAGGATGGGGTGGTGGAATACCTGGGAGAAACCGAAGATATCAGGCCCTACCTGAAAGGAACGGATTGTCTTGTATTGCCTTCGTATTTTGGGGAAGGCGTTCCCCGGGTGTTGTTGGAAGGTGCCAGCATGGCTGTGCCCATCATTACAACAGATTTCGTAGGATGCCGGGAAGTGGTGGACGACGGGGTGAACGGTTTTTTGTGTGAAGTTCGCAATCAACACGATCTTATTAAAAAAATTGAAATCTTCCTTTCAATGAGTAGGATTGACCGGTTTAAAATGGGGATGGAAGGCCGTAAAAAAGTGCTCCGCGAATTTGATGAAGAAATCATTATTGGCCATTACCTGAATGTTCTCAGTAAATATATTGACCTAAAAGGTATTAGAAAGCGATCAAAAGATTCCAAAGGAAAGGATACATTTATGGGCTCGGAAATAACAAATACTAAGCATTCCTAA
- a CDS encoding NAD-dependent epimerase/dehydratase family protein, translating into MTFLLTGATGFLGKSFGAELNKNHSVITLGRSAHNDIICDLSENIPRFPSGIDCVVHNAGKAHVLPSGEAEAQSFFDVNTTGTLNLLKGLDLLVVKPKGFIFVSTVAVYGLEEGRSITEDSPLAGNTPYALSKIQAEKAISGWCAKHKVNCVILRLPLVAGKAAPGNLASIYRAIKKGYYFKITGNEARKSMVLDQDIARLIPGLATQNGVYHLTDDQDPFFGEVEDAIAFGLGKTLRFSLPIHWVKTLARVGDFLTKYKIPAPLNSRKLLKITTSLTFSCAKAKREIGWNPHPVLPFIRSNYKP; encoded by the coding sequence ATGACCTTCCTGCTAACCGGGGCGACCGGTTTTTTAGGGAAATCCTTTGGGGCTGAACTGAACAAAAATCATTCAGTGATTACGCTAGGCAGATCGGCCCATAATGACATTATTTGTGATTTGAGCGAAAATATACCCCGGTTTCCATCCGGAATAGATTGCGTGGTTCACAATGCCGGAAAAGCCCATGTTTTGCCTTCAGGCGAGGCAGAAGCCCAAAGTTTTTTCGATGTTAACACAACAGGCACTTTAAATTTATTGAAAGGGTTGGATCTGTTGGTGGTTAAACCCAAAGGATTTATATTTGTGAGTACCGTGGCGGTTTATGGTTTGGAGGAAGGGAGGTCCATTACTGAGGATTCCCCATTGGCCGGTAATACTCCTTACGCTTTAAGTAAGATTCAGGCGGAAAAAGCAATATCGGGCTGGTGTGCAAAACATAAGGTAAATTGTGTCATTTTGAGGCTTCCTCTTGTCGCAGGAAAGGCTGCGCCGGGAAATTTGGCTTCGATATACCGTGCCATAAAAAAAGGATATTATTTTAAGATAACAGGGAATGAAGCCCGAAAGAGCATGGTGCTGGATCAGGACATTGCCAGGTTGATCCCTGGTTTAGCGACCCAAAATGGGGTGTATCATCTCACCGACGACCAGGATCCTTTTTTTGGAGAAGTAGAGGATGCCATAGCGTTTGGGTTAGGAAAAACATTGCGGTTTTCATTGCCAATCCATTGGGTAAAAACTTTGGCCAGGGTGGGAGACTTTTTAACCAAATATAAAATACCTGCCCCCCTGAATAGCCGGAAACTCTTGAAGATCACTACTTCACTGACTTTTAGTTGTGCCAAAGCAAAAAGGGAAATAGGGTGGAATCCTCATCCTGTATTGCCTTTCATTCGATCAAATTATAAGCCTTAA
- a CDS encoding Uma2 family endonuclease: MKPYKTIEEGPNEVTAFEELDLSKKYSYADYLTWKFKERVEIIKGHIFKMSPAPGMKHQRISSRIHIQLGVFMNSQGNKCEIFSAPFDVRFPKASADNEHVFDIVQPDLCVVCELSKLDERGCLGAPDLIVEILSPGSLQRDLKEKYELYERNSVGEYWVVHPEDSTVLIYRLNEGGKYQASRLFTKGDKVNSVVLPGLELDLNEVFDFE, encoded by the coding sequence ATGAAACCTTACAAAACCATTGAAGAAGGTCCGAACGAAGTAACAGCTTTTGAGGAACTGGACCTCAGTAAGAAATACTCCTATGCGGATTATTTGACGTGGAAGTTCAAGGAGCGGGTGGAAATAATTAAAGGTCATATTTTCAAAATGTCCCCGGCTCCCGGAATGAAACACCAAAGAATTTCAAGTCGAATTCATATTCAGTTAGGAGTATTCATGAATTCTCAAGGGAACAAATGTGAAATATTCTCAGCCCCTTTTGACGTTCGGTTTCCAAAGGCTTCTGCTGACAATGAACACGTTTTTGACATAGTCCAGCCTGATTTATGCGTAGTATGTGAACTTTCTAAATTGGATGAGCGCGGTTGCCTAGGGGCTCCTGACCTGATCGTGGAAATTCTTTCACCAGGTTCTTTACAACGTGATCTCAAAGAAAAGTATGAATTGTACGAAAGGAATAGCGTCGGGGAATATTGGGTGGTTCATCCCGAAGATTCCACTGTACTCATTTATAGGCTCAATGAGGGAGGAAAATACCAGGCCAGTCGTTTATTTACAAAAGGGGACAAAGTGAATTCCGTTGTTTTACCCGGACTAGAACTGGATTTGAACGAGGTTTTTGATTTTGAATAA
- a CDS encoding DUF1186 domain-containing protein, which yields MGNIKLLDFEMTTEPLNAGNLSIQKARDLELAHFFTSNGGRSDIVKVENIIKKYPEENSLKNNLSALYNRLGMVEKSVAISEQLLKDAPDYLFARTNVVLSLLNQKKPDFKRAKSLLGAGDKSIRSLYPDRVVFHQDEVTAYYSALGNYLVKTGDVAGAKEILEILLEAALEDHVATMDLGKKIFFEESIENLKHLEEDRKKIRSVESFPTVIFPKSKTPPLLHHEELKCFYEVDIDSMEEPKLRLLIELPRETLILDLLAILEDSIRRFEVFENNIDEFDESTTFFPVHSIFFLGALEAEPGLQCILNIFRQGEGFLDFWFGDFLEEFTFQTIFALGKNRLDELKAFVLEPNIASSPRLIVVEVLVQFVLHEPARREEVLDWFRDMLRVLLDNPDDETRFDNEFLSFLVGRLVDIRAIELLSVIEEMFEKGWIFESICGKREEIIQEISLGLDPHVFQPQPQNIFEFYSQIYKERGAPRDFSDDNHLKGKLSSKVERYLLEIGAAVFSDKEEDDIFNLENSFADRRVPEYANPVETYKRESPRIGRNDPCPCGSGKKYKKCCWNKRE from the coding sequence ATGGGAAACATAAAATTACTGGACTTTGAAATGACAACCGAACCCCTTAATGCAGGGAATTTAAGCATTCAAAAAGCAAGGGATTTGGAGCTCGCCCATTTTTTTACTTCAAACGGTGGGCGGAGTGACATTGTAAAGGTTGAAAATATTATTAAGAAATATCCGGAGGAAAATAGCCTGAAAAATAATTTGTCGGCTCTTTACAATCGTTTGGGGATGGTTGAAAAGTCGGTAGCGATAAGTGAACAATTATTAAAAGATGCACCTGACTATTTGTTTGCCAGAACGAATGTAGTTTTATCCCTTTTAAATCAGAAAAAACCTGATTTTAAAAGAGCTAAATCCTTACTAGGGGCCGGAGACAAGAGTATCAGGTCGCTTTATCCTGACCGGGTCGTTTTTCACCAGGATGAAGTAACAGCCTACTATAGTGCATTAGGTAATTATTTGGTAAAAACCGGAGATGTTGCAGGGGCAAAGGAAATCCTTGAAATTTTATTAGAGGCAGCGCTGGAAGATCACGTTGCAACAATGGATCTGGGGAAAAAGATTTTTTTTGAGGAATCTATTGAAAACCTTAAGCACTTAGAGGAAGACAGAAAAAAAATACGATCTGTTGAAAGTTTTCCAACGGTCATTTTTCCCAAAAGCAAAACTCCTCCTTTGTTGCATCATGAGGAATTGAAATGTTTTTATGAAGTGGATATTGATTCGATGGAGGAGCCTAAACTCAGGTTACTGATTGAATTACCCAGGGAAACACTTATTCTTGATTTACTTGCTATTTTGGAAGATAGCATTCGTCGATTTGAAGTATTTGAAAATAATATCGATGAATTCGATGAATCCACTACTTTTTTTCCCGTTCATAGTATATTTTTTCTGGGGGCCCTGGAGGCGGAACCAGGTTTGCAGTGCATTTTAAATATTTTTAGGCAAGGGGAAGGTTTTTTGGATTTTTGGTTTGGTGATTTTCTCGAGGAATTTACATTTCAAACCATTTTTGCGCTGGGAAAAAACAGATTGGACGAATTGAAGGCTTTTGTCCTTGAACCTAACATAGCCAGTTCACCGAGATTAATTGTGGTAGAAGTCCTTGTTCAGTTTGTTTTACATGAACCAGCCAGAAGAGAAGAAGTGCTGGATTGGTTTCGGGATATGTTGAGGGTACTTTTGGATAATCCGGATGATGAAACAAGATTTGACAATGAATTTTTATCATTCCTTGTTGGCCGTTTAGTCGATATTAGAGCGATAGAATTATTATCGGTAATTGAGGAAATGTTTGAAAAAGGCTGGATCTTCGAATCTATTTGCGGAAAAAGGGAAGAAATTATTCAGGAAATATCCCTTGGTTTGGATCCCCATGTTTTCCAACCTCAACCTCAAAATATTTTCGAATTTTATTCTCAAATTTATAAGGAAAGGGGAGCGCCGAGAGACTTTTCGGACGATAACCATTTGAAAGGAAAGTTAAGTTCCAAAGTCGAAAGATATTTATTGGAAATTGGAGCAGCTGTATTTTCGGACAAGGAAGAAGACGATATTTTTAATTTGGAAAATTCTTTCGCCGATAGGAGAGTACCTGAATATGCAAATCCAGTCGAAACATATAAACGAGAAAGCCCCAGAATAGGAAGAAATGATCCATGTCCTTGTGGAAGTGGGAAAAAATATAAAAAATGTTGCTGGAATAAACGGGAGTAA
- a CDS encoding alginate lyase family protein: MSSYFHTVKYLKVKQVFYRFYYRLRKMIYEPNYSKTLPKTMASLVWKNDLIYPDSYLGNQTFSFLNIKHKFSNSIDWNIDQYGKLWTYQLNYFDFLNQQSITPAEGLGLIRDYIKNDPDLKDGKDPYPISLRAINWIKFLSGNGVSDEAINRVLFQHYQILRHHLEYHLMGNHLLENGFSLFFGACFFKDNHLFNTARKLLKTELAEQILNDGGHFERSPMYHQLLLHRLLDCLNLSKINHWPADRALVEFLEKKAIAMLSWLSAITYKNGDIPLVKDSAFDIAFSSDVLFRYAGTLGLSWGKSTLSDSGYRKLEMENYELFVDIGSVAPAYQPGHAHADTFSFELRVNQNQVFVDPGVSTYEDNFIRQRERSTAYHNTVTVGNMNSSQVWGSFRVAKRAKVKGIKDEPHCVAAKHNGFKSVNISHQRTFQVNNEVLLIEDLLEGPPVPGKAHFHLHPDCEIRIAQDSNIVFLGHCSIHFEGATEIAQENYEYPLGFNKRVRARKITVAFNQRLSSEIKFGS, encoded by the coding sequence TTGTCCTCTTACTTTCATACGGTCAAATACCTGAAAGTCAAACAGGTTTTCTACAGGTTTTATTACCGATTGAGGAAGATGATCTATGAACCGAATTATTCGAAAACGCTTCCCAAAACCATGGCTTCTTTGGTCTGGAAAAATGACCTCATTTATCCCGATAGTTATCTCGGCAACCAAACCTTTTCCTTTTTAAACATAAAACATAAGTTTTCGAATTCCATCGATTGGAATATCGACCAGTATGGAAAGTTATGGACTTACCAGTTGAATTATTTTGATTTTTTGAATCAACAATCAATAACCCCGGCTGAAGGGCTTGGGCTGATCAGGGATTATATCAAAAATGATCCCGATTTGAAGGATGGAAAGGATCCTTATCCAATATCTTTAAGAGCCATAAACTGGATCAAATTTTTATCCGGGAATGGAGTGTCGGATGAGGCGATTAATCGGGTCTTATTCCAACATTATCAAATATTGCGGCATCACCTGGAATACCATTTAATGGGCAACCATTTACTGGAAAACGGCTTCTCCCTCTTTTTTGGAGCCTGTTTTTTTAAGGATAATCACCTGTTTAATACTGCCAGGAAATTATTGAAAACAGAATTGGCGGAGCAGATTTTAAACGATGGCGGCCATTTTGAGCGCTCGCCCATGTATCATCAGCTTCTTTTGCACCGACTATTGGATTGTCTAAATCTTTCGAAAATCAACCATTGGCCGGCAGATAGAGCCCTGGTGGAATTTTTAGAAAAGAAAGCAATAGCTATGCTCTCCTGGTTGTCGGCCATCACCTATAAAAACGGGGACATTCCACTGGTCAAGGACAGTGCTTTTGACATTGCATTTTCCTCAGATGTTTTATTCAGGTATGCAGGAACTCTGGGGTTGAGCTGGGGAAAAAGTACCCTTTCTGATTCCGGATACCGAAAATTGGAGATGGAAAATTATGAACTGTTTGTAGATATAGGATCTGTTGCTCCTGCCTATCAGCCCGGCCACGCGCATGCAGATACCTTTAGCTTTGAATTACGTGTCAATCAAAACCAGGTATTCGTGGATCCCGGCGTGTCCACTTATGAGGATAATTTTATCAGGCAAAGGGAACGATCCACCGCTTATCACAATACGGTGACGGTGGGAAATATGAATTCATCCCAGGTTTGGGGAAGTTTTAGAGTAGCCAAAAGGGCGAAAGTGAAAGGGATAAAAGATGAGCCGCATTGTGTTGCTGCAAAACACAATGGGTTTAAATCTGTGAATATTTCACACCAAAGGACTTTTCAAGTGAATAATGAAGTATTGTTGATTGAGGACCTTCTTGAAGGACCTCCGGTTCCGGGTAAGGCCCATTTTCACCTTCATCCTGATTGTGAAATCAGGATTGCCCAAGACAGCAACATTGTTTTCCTTGGCCATTGCTCCATTCATTTTGAAGGAGCCACCGAAATAGCTCAGGAAAACTATGAATATCCGTTGGGGTTTAATAAACGTGTTCGGGCCCGGAAAATCACGGTTGCATTTAACCAAAGATTGTCCTCAGAAATAAAATTCGGTTCTTAA
- a CDS encoding sugar transferase: MYIFFKRLLDLILAGISMIILMPLFLLVALILRFTAEGEVFYFQKRVGWKNKPFDIWKFATMMKNSAKIGTGTITLRNDPRVTPFGRYLRMSKINELPQIVNVLKGDLSIVGPRPLDDKAFLAYPEAMQSLVYQSKPGITGIGSIIFRDEERIISTSDLSPQECYATHIAPYKGALELWYLENASLATDIKLIFLTAWVIFFPGSDLVFRIFKDLPKKPEALQIYK; this comes from the coding sequence ATGTATATTTTTTTTAAGCGTCTATTGGATTTGATTTTGGCAGGAATAAGCATGATTATTCTCATGCCCCTGTTTTTATTGGTTGCCCTGATTTTAAGATTTACCGCTGAAGGAGAAGTATTTTATTTTCAAAAAAGGGTAGGGTGGAAAAACAAACCATTTGATATATGGAAATTTGCCACCATGATGAAAAACAGTGCGAAAATAGGAACAGGAACCATTACCCTTCGTAACGATCCCAGGGTAACTCCTTTTGGCCGGTATTTGCGAATGAGCAAAATCAATGAATTGCCTCAGATTGTCAATGTCCTGAAAGGAGATTTAAGCATTGTTGGCCCCCGCCCGCTGGATGATAAGGCATTTTTGGCTTACCCTGAAGCTATGCAATCCTTGGTTTACCAATCCAAACCCGGCATTACCGGCATAGGCTCCATCATCTTCCGGGATGAAGAACGCATTATTTCGACCTCTGATTTATCCCCCCAGGAATGTTACGCCACCCACATCGCTCCCTATAAAGGCGCTCTTGAGCTGTGGTATCTTGAAAATGCCTCATTGGCTACGGATATAAAATTGATCTTCCTGACGGCCTGGGTGATCTTTTTCCCAGGAAGTGATCTCGTTTTTCGAATATTTAAAGATCTTCCGAAAAAACCGGAGGCTCTTCAAATTTATAAATGA
- a CDS encoding polysaccharide biosynthesis protein, producing MHFIDLDRFISKYVTEREKSLFEQDLNHYHDVLSDRINNASILVIGGAGTIGSSFIKAMLHFHPSRLYVVDINENALTELTRDLRSSYHLNIPEDYKTYPMNMGDAVFEKLFRQTGPFDIVANFAAHKHVRSEKDPYSIQAMIENNVFNAKKLLDLLLERPPKHFFCVSTDKAANPVNVMGASKKLMEEVIMSYSGKIPITTARFANVAFSNGSLLFGFLQRYMNRQPFSAPTDIKRYFLSPRESGQLCMLACVLGASGDIFFPKLSTETMKDFAEIGTRLLDELGFVPDYCRDEQEAREKALNLSAGSVNYPVYYFKSDTSGEKPFEEFYTEEETLDLDHFEKLGVIKRLKSISLDEIEKIFEKLHALFSRETIEKKEVITLLTEILPTFNHMEKGKSLDQKM from the coding sequence ATGCATTTTATAGACCTGGATCGTTTTATCTCCAAGTATGTTACCGAAAGAGAAAAGAGCCTTTTTGAGCAGGATTTGAATCATTATCACGATGTTTTAAGTGATCGTATAAATAATGCCAGTATTCTGGTGATTGGCGGAGCAGGAACTATAGGCAGTTCATTTATCAAAGCCATGTTGCATTTTCATCCGTCACGATTGTATGTGGTGGATATCAATGAAAATGCCTTAACGGAACTGACCAGGGACCTTAGGAGCAGCTATCATTTAAACATTCCGGAGGACTATAAGACTTATCCCATGAATATGGGCGATGCCGTTTTTGAAAAATTGTTCAGGCAAACCGGACCGTTTGACATTGTAGCTAATTTTGCCGCTCACAAACATGTTAGAAGTGAAAAAGATCCCTATTCCATCCAGGCCATGATTGAAAACAATGTTTTCAATGCAAAAAAGCTCCTGGACCTGCTGCTGGAACGGCCTCCAAAACATTTCTTCTGCGTTTCAACGGATAAAGCAGCCAACCCTGTTAATGTCATGGGGGCCAGTAAAAAATTGATGGAAGAGGTCATCATGTCATATTCCGGAAAAATTCCAATCACCACGGCACGTTTTGCCAATGTCGCTTTTTCCAACGGGAGTCTTCTTTTCGGATTTCTCCAAAGGTATATGAATCGCCAGCCTTTTTCCGCTCCTACTGATATCAAAAGATACTTTCTTTCTCCCCGGGAGTCGGGGCAATTGTGTATGCTGGCCTGCGTTTTAGGAGCCTCGGGGGATATTTTTTTTCCTAAACTTTCCACGGAGACGATGAAGGATTTTGCAGAAATTGGCACCCGGCTCCTGGACGAATTGGGGTTTGTCCCTGATTATTGCCGGGATGAACAGGAAGCCCGTGAAAAAGCCTTAAATCTTTCTGCAGGAAGTGTAAATTATCCAGTTTACTATTTTAAATCCGATACCTCAGGAGAAAAACCTTTTGAAGAATTTTATACAGAAGAAGAAACATTGGATCTGGATCATTTTGAAAAACTCGGAGTGATCAAAAGACTGAAATCCATTTCCCTTGATGAAATAGAAAAGATATTTGAAAAATTGCATGCTTTGTTTTCCAGGGAAACCATAGAAAAAAAGGAGGTGATAACGCTACTAACGGAGATCCTTCCTACCTTTAATCACATGGAAAAAGGAAAAAGTCTTGATCAAAAAATGTGA
- a CDS encoding glycosyltransferase family 4 protein encodes MKILYFYQYFSTPNGSWGTRVYEFAREWVAMGHEVTVVTSIYSKSDLQAERFVENQMFDGVKVKVLNIKIDNKQPFLKRIWTFLAYSVVSSWYALTEPADVVIASSGPITVGLPGLVSRYFRGRTLVFETRDLWPEGAIELGIINNWFLKKAAYAFERLCYRASSLVVSLSPGMKSYIEQKHGHKNVISVTNAANIALFSKKVEWKEKRFKPGKYAVYTGNIGRVNNSRWLYEAARALKELGRDDIKIILIGEGQERELLETMANSEGVDNFIRLGLMPKKDLVAYVQHAMVSLVPLKGTPVLNTSSPNKFFESLAAGIPVVQNTTGWMKDFLLENEVGFTVNPDDPQELAALLIELDANPEKLKTMGQQAAAIARTEFDKDVLALKMLNALEQLL; translated from the coding sequence ATGAAAATCCTGTATTTCTATCAATATTTTTCCACTCCCAATGGTTCCTGGGGAACCAGGGTTTATGAGTTTGCGCGGGAATGGGTGGCCATGGGGCATGAAGTTACGGTGGTCACCAGCATTTACTCAAAAAGTGATTTACAGGCTGAGCGGTTCGTTGAAAACCAGATGTTTGACGGGGTGAAAGTCAAAGTATTGAATATTAAGATTGACAATAAACAACCTTTCCTGAAAAGGATTTGGACGTTTCTTGCGTATAGTGTTGTATCCTCCTGGTATGCATTAACCGAGCCGGCAGATGTGGTGATCGCCTCTTCCGGACCTATTACCGTTGGGCTTCCCGGGTTGGTCAGCCGTTATTTCAGAGGCAGAACGCTGGTTTTTGAAACCCGGGACCTTTGGCCTGAGGGCGCCATTGAATTAGGCATTATAAATAATTGGTTTTTAAAAAAAGCAGCCTATGCCTTTGAGCGGCTTTGTTACCGGGCATCTTCCCTCGTGGTCAGTCTTTCACCGGGCATGAAATCCTATATCGAACAAAAGCATGGGCACAAGAATGTTATTTCGGTAACCAATGCCGCTAATATTGCTCTTTTTTCAAAGAAAGTTGAATGGAAAGAAAAGCGGTTCAAACCCGGAAAATATGCTGTTTATACCGGGAATATCGGTCGGGTCAATAATTCGCGCTGGCTGTATGAGGCAGCCAGGGCACTTAAAGAACTTGGTCGGGATGATATAAAAATAATCCTTATTGGGGAAGGCCAGGAAAGAGAGCTATTGGAGACTATGGCCAATAGCGAAGGAGTCGATAATTTTATCAGGCTGGGGCTGATGCCTAAAAAGGATCTGGTGGCTTATGTACAACATGCAATGGTTTCTTTGGTGCCTTTGAAAGGAACTCCGGTGTTAAATACCTCTTCTCCGAATAAATTTTTTGAATCCCTTGCAGCGGGGATTCCAGTTGTACAAAATACAACAGGCTGGATGAAGGATTTTTTGTTGGAAAATGAAGTCGGTTTTACCGTGAATCCTGATGATCCCCAGGAGTTGGCGGCCCTGCTTATTGAGCTGGACGCCAATCCGGAAAAACTTAAAACGATGGGACAACAGGCGGCAGCCATAGCTCGTACCGAATTTGATAAGGATGTGTTGGCCCTAAAAATGTTGAATGCCCTTGAGCAACTTCTCTGA
- a CDS encoding mannose-1-phosphate guanylyltransferase: protein MNNNTYVAIMAGGVGSRFWPGSREAKPKQFLDILGVGKSLLRLTFERFLPLCPAENIFIVTHKKYKQLVLDQLPELTTNQVLCEPSRNNTAPSVAYTAFKLHALNPDANFVIAPSDHIILKEEAFIQKLRMALSFAEKNDALLTLGIQPSRPDTGYGYINFGEAVSEQIFKVKSFKEKPDESTAQVYLDSGHYLWNAGIFIWKAENILKAFKSYAPEIFELLQKGKDYYNTENEQAFIDEFYPQTTKISVDFAIMEKAQNICTLPADIGWSDLGTWASLHAELPQSAAGNVCNSQEVRLVETTNCLIRLPEGKLALIRGLDGFFVIDEGDVLLIYPKSKEQEIKQETEEIKKIFGEKHL, encoded by the coding sequence ATGAATAACAATACATACGTTGCCATCATGGCAGGAGGGGTAGGTTCGAGATTTTGGCCTGGCAGCCGTGAAGCTAAACCCAAACAGTTTTTGGATATTTTGGGAGTGGGTAAATCACTCCTTCGATTGACTTTTGAGCGCTTTCTCCCTTTGTGCCCGGCGGAAAATATTTTTATCGTTACCCACAAAAAGTATAAACAGCTGGTCCTGGATCAACTTCCTGAATTGACGACCAACCAGGTGCTTTGTGAACCTTCCCGGAATAATACAGCGCCCAGTGTGGCCTATACGGCTTTTAAACTCCATGCCCTGAATCCTGACGCCAATTTTGTCATTGCTCCTTCCGATCATATTATTCTCAAGGAGGAAGCTTTTATTCAAAAACTCAGGATGGCCCTTTCGTTTGCTGAAAAAAACGATGCTCTGCTGACCTTGGGAATTCAACCTTCCAGACCCGATACAGGATATGGTTATATCAATTTCGGGGAGGCGGTATCCGAGCAAATTTTTAAAGTAAAAAGTTTTAAAGAAAAACCGGATGAGTCCACAGCGCAGGTTTATCTTGATTCCGGGCATTACCTTTGGAACGCCGGTATTTTTATCTGGAAAGCTGAAAATATTTTGAAGGCTTTTAAATCGTATGCTCCTGAAATTTTTGAGTTACTGCAAAAGGGAAAGGATTATTATAATACGGAAAACGAACAAGCCTTTATTGATGAATTCTACCCTCAGACGACCAAAATTTCTGTGGACTTTGCCATCATGGAGAAGGCTCAGAATATTTGCACCCTTCCTGCAGATATCGGCTGGTCAGATTTGGGCACCTGGGCTTCTTTACATGCAGAGCTGCCACAGTCAGCAGCAGGAAATGTATGTAATTCACAGGAAGTGCGTCTCGTTGAAACAACCAATTGTCTGATAAGGTTACCGGAAGGAAAGTTGGCGCTCATTCGGGGGCTCGATGGTTTTTTTGTCATTGATGAAGGGGATGTTTTGCTCATTTACCCTAAATCAAAAGAGCAGGAGATCAAGCAGGAAACCGAAGAGATCAAAAAGATATTCGGAGAAAAACATCTGTAA